In Alkalihalobacillus sp. AL-G, the genomic stretch GTACTTGATAAATTACGTCCATTCCTGCTTCGTGACGGTGGAGACGTTGAGCTCGTAGACATCGAAGACGGAATCGTGAAGGTTCGATTGATGGGGGCATGCGGTAGCTGCCCAAGTTCAACAATCACACTTAAAGCAGGCATTGAGCGTGCGTTACTAGAAGAAGTACCTGGAGTAAAGGAACTCGAACAAGTTTTTTAATCCTAAAGAAAACTCGGTTTTACCGATAAATTATACCTTCTTCATGTGATTAAAAGAGCGGAAAATGATCCGCTCTTTTTTCTATCCTCTGTTTTTTATAAGTAAACGGAGCTTGAGTATCCTTACTTGATCGTTCGGATTGCCGATATGTATTTCAGGTGACTGACCCACTTTATTGAATCAGGCACCCTTGTTCCTTCACAATCTTCTTGGTTATCAGTAAACATCATTCTGACTAGGCTTTCGTTAACCAGCCAACGGGTTCAATGTTCACATGTTCCATCGGTATTGCACTAATGTTAAAAAAGTTTTTCATAAACGACTCTTGATTTTCTTCCACGGATAATACGTAATTTAACCGGTTTGTCGAGTCTTTCCTAAGCTGCGATCGGTTGGATATGAAATACGATTCAACCGTATCCAGATAGGTAGATGGGTAAAGTAAACGGCCATAGAGAAGACGCCATCCTCCTCTTGTAAGAGGCTTTTCTTTTGTATAATCACTCAAGAATGTGGAAATTTCCTCACCAGTTGCTTTTTGTGTAACCAAAAAGCGGATGTACTCAGCAACATCTCTGACAGGATGATCGATCACCCAGAATAACGGCATTTTACTATATAGATTGTCTTCCTTCTTAACCGGGATCCAGGTATTCGGATGAAATCGTTCATGGGTAATCGTATAGCTACCCTCTTCTTTACTTTTACGGTCCCACTCGTAATCAACAATGTATTGGATTGCGTTCTCGGTTAAACCTTCGTAATATGGAAACGAGTCAACGAACAAATAATCAAACTCGTTGTTTACCCCAGCCCTTCTCGTTTCCTCATAACGCTCCTTCAATTGATCTAAACGTGAAGACCAAAGCGGAACCCATTCGTTGTATCGCAAGCTTTCTTGATTTGAAATCGGGATTTGCTCACCAGCACGATGAAATTCCCCTAACTGACTTCCAATTGTATTCCGCTCATTTTTTTCAAACCTCGGCAATTGGAACAATAAGACGTCGTTTCCTTCGACGCTGGATGTCCATTTTCCTTTTTGATTGGGAATCCATTGCGGGATATCGTTTACTCCCCGTTCATTTAGATAGGTGATCATATATTGCATATCCTGTAGTGACTGCATGCTTCTATTTTGTAGCGGAACAACGATATAGTAATGACCATGTGCCCTGAATCCATCATAGTCCCCTATACGAAGGCGCTTATCTACATACAATTGATAATAGTGATAGATTTCACGCTCTAACAATAGCGCTCACTCCCCTCCCTTTTATGAGTAGTTTATGACACAAACATTGGGAGTGTTTATCATTTATTCGCAAATTTGTTTTTTGTTCATAACATAACCTAAACGCCATATACTAAGGAAACCTGTCTAACGCAAAACCGTTTTGCAGGTGATCAACAAAAAAAGAGATGGGGGACCATTCCATGACAGATAATCCAAAACCAGAAAATCAAAACATCGTAGAACAAAAAGCACGCCAATGGTTACAAGAACGGGGTGTGACCGAAAACGATATTGCAGAGCTTGTTTATTATCTGCAAAAACCTTATCATCCTCATCTCGATTTCGAGGTTTGCCTTCATAACGTGGATCGCGTTCTCGCAAAGCGTGAAGTGCAAAATGCAATTTTAACTGGCATACAACTCGATGTTCTTGCCGAAAAGGGGGACCTTGAAGAACCTTTGTTAGACATTCTCAAAAAAGACGAAGGGCTATATGGAGTCGATGAAATCATTGCCCTTTCAATTATCAACATATATGGATCGATCGGTTTTACGAATTATGGATATATCGATAAACTGAAGCCTGGAATTTTAAAAGCATTGAACGACAAAACAACCGGAGCATGCCATACGTTTCTTGATGATATTGTAGGCGCGATTGCTGCAGCGGCTTCCAGTCGTCTTGCCCATAGTGCTGAAAATTCGGAATGACGATGAATCGTCGTACCGACATTCTCGGCTGAATGCATTGACTTCTCGTGTAATTCGGGATTTTCTCGTCTAATTTAGGATTTTCTCGTCTAATTTAGGATTTTCTCGTCTAACTCAGGATTTCCTCGTCTAACTCCAAATTTTCTCGTTTAGCGGATTAGATTTTCCACTGATCCAATGATTCAATCGTGTGTGTAGGCTGCCGTTCCAAATTCGACAAGTCACTTTCCGCCGTTACACCTGTGTAGACGAGCAGTGTATCGAGTCCTGCATTCATGCCGGCAAGGATATCGGTGTGATAGTTATCCCCGACCATTACCGTTTTTTCCTTGGCGACCCCAAGCTTCTCCATTGCGAGCTCCATTATGATCGGCTCTGGTTTCCCGATAAAAATCGGTTTCACTCCGGTTGAAACCGAAACGACTGCTGTCAGAGCACCGTTTCCAGGTACGAATCCCCGTTCAGACGGGAAAGCGACATCCTTATTCGTTGACAGAAGTGTTGCTCCATTCCGAACCGCCAAGCAAGCATTTGCAAGCTTTTCGTATGTAAGCCCCCGGTCAATACCCATGACAACATAATCTGGGTTTTCATGTACAAGCTTGATTCCTTTTTGCATCAAGCTTTCTTGTAAGCCCTTTTCCCCTATCATATAAACACTTGCCCCGCGTTTATCCTTGTCGATGTATTCAGCAGTCGCCATGCTTGAATTGAAGACTTGCTCAGCCGAAGCTGGCACATCAAACCGTTCAAGTCTTTCTGCCACCTGTTCTCGTGTGCTCGAAGAGTTGTTTGTAACGAAGAGATATGGAACCCCTTTTGCTTTCAATGCTTTTACGAAAGTAACCGCCTCTTCAATTCTTTCTTTACCTCGGTACATCGTTCCATCCAAATCAATTAAATATCCTTCATATATCAAAACGCCACTTCCTTTTAACGTTATTCTCGCTATAGTTTTCTTTCCAACTAAATCATATTCTACGAAATGGAAAAAAGCCACCACAAGGTAGCTTCCATTAAGTAAGTGTTCAATAAGTAATCAAAAAAAACATAGTTCGACTATAACTTTGAACAACCTCTTTCACTGATTTTCCGGTAAAAATGCTGATACAGGACCGAGTTCCTCTGTTAAATACCTCTGGATTTTTTCCGGAAACACCTTTAACTCTTTTAAGTGCTCCGTCAGTACCTTTTCGATATTCTGATGGTCGAGATTGGTATAACTTTGGACGAGTTCTTTTCGCAAAAGAATAACCTTTTTTAATCCAGCTGCTTCTTCTGATGTTACAACTGTTTCGTCCTCGAGAATTTCAATTATGTCTTCATAACTACCAGGATCTCGCATGATAAACCCGTCGATCATCTTGTTTCCAGTATCAATGATCGTTTCAATAATCATATGGGCAATTCGTTCAAGAGCAAAGGCATCCTTCACCGAACTGCTGAATGATTCATCTTCAAATGTTCGTAGGCAAGAATCCAGATAATGAATTAATTCCTCAATTTTCTTTCGATCCACAAAATACATACTATCACCTGTCTTTTCCTGCTAGTTGTACATGTTCTATATCATGTTTAGACCGTTGTTGGAATCAAGCGTGGCCGAGCATAGAAAAAGCCTTGAACCATATGGACACCGTTCCGTTCCATTACAAATGCTTCTGCAGCTGTCTCGATACCTTCAGCAACGACAAGAGCATCCGCTTCTTTGGCAATATGAAGCAAGCCCTGCAGCATCGACTCCTTCAGTTTATTTCCGTTTATATTGGAAATCAACGAACGATCTATTTTTATAATATCAGGCAAGACGAAAGAAATCGAATTTAGATTCGCAAATCCAGCACCGGCATCATCAAGGGCAATACGCATCCCCTTTTTTCTCAGTGCCTTCAGGTTTGCTTTTAACTGTGGATAATGGTGGACGGATTCGCGTTCTGTAATTTCAAACACCAATTGTGATGGGTCTACAGACGGAGCCTCTGACAGAATTCGATCGACATCATTAGGAAAACGTTCATGTGAGACCGTTAAAGGTGTAATGTTAATGAAAATTGATTCTTCACCTTCCATCCGGTCGAGTGCCTTTTTAATGACGATCAATTCTAAAGGATACAATTGATTCGTTTGTCGCGCCATGCTGAATAATTGCAACGGGTGTTCATAGGGACTGTTTTCCGGTCCTCTGGTCAGTACCTCCCATGCACTTACGCTCCGATCCTCCACATTAATGATTGGTTGTGAAAATAAGGAGATCTGTTCGTTACGAATGATTGATGAAATCTCATGGACCATCTGATTATAATTTGTTTGTCCGCTCTTTTTAGCCATCGCAAGTGCCTTTTGGTATGTATCTTGAAACGACTGTAAAAGTTCCTCTGATTCGTCGGTATCAAGCACCATATAGCCCGCTTGAAAATATTTTTCATTTCCACCATCTCTAGTCGGGACAAGAATTTGTTGCATAATGTGACTGTGGATTGTTGCTATGTATCGTTCTATGTCACCGATCACATCGTTTTCACACTCAAGTGATACTAACAATACGACATCATCGCCCCAATACTGCTGTAAAAATAAAATTTGATGATCATCGATTGATCGACACACTGCTTCCTTAAACAAATTCCGCATGTCGGTTTTGAATTCTTGTATGTATTCCGATCCATATTGATCTATTTGATGTTTGAACGACTCTACTTCAAATACGACCACTGCTATGGGGTGAGTGTTTTTTCTTACCTTTTTTAAAATGGAAATGACAGGATTTCGCAACCAAAAATGTGGCGGGAAAAACCTTAGCTTTCGATTCGACGAAAAAAGGTGCTTCCAAACCATTTTTTGATCGGACGATTTCTTTACCAAATTTGATCACCTCATTGGATTGCACCCTTCCTTTTCAGTGTATCATAAAAAATTGAAAATTCTTACTTTCAGCTAATATTTTTCTATTCCTCAAATAATTGTTATCATTATAAATGCAATGTGTTATACGAATCATTGACTGAAATGAATTTATATTAAACCTTATTCAAATTGCGTTGATACAAAAAATACA encodes the following:
- the yutH gene encoding spore coat putative kinase YutH, encoding MLEREIYHYYQLYVDKRLRIGDYDGFRAHGHYYIVVPLQNRSMQSLQDMQYMITYLNERGVNDIPQWIPNQKGKWTSSVEGNDVLLFQLPRFEKNERNTIGSQLGEFHRAGEQIPISNQESLRYNEWVPLWSSRLDQLKERYEETRRAGVNNEFDYLFVDSFPYYEGLTENAIQYIVDYEWDRKSKEEGSYTITHERFHPNTWIPVKKEDNLYSKMPLFWVIDHPVRDVAEYIRFLVTQKATGEEISTFLSDYTKEKPLTRGGWRLLYGRLLYPSTYLDTVESYFISNRSQLRKDSTNRLNYVLSVEENQESFMKNFFNISAIPMEHVNIEPVGWLTKA
- a CDS encoding phosphatidylglycerophosphatase A, whose amino-acid sequence is MTDNPKPENQNIVEQKARQWLQERGVTENDIAELVYYLQKPYHPHLDFEVCLHNVDRVLAKREVQNAILTGIQLDVLAEKGDLEEPLLDILKKDEGLYGVDEIIALSIINIYGSIGFTNYGYIDKLKPGILKALNDKTTGACHTFLDDIVGAIAAAASSRLAHSAENSE
- a CDS encoding NifU family protein — translated: MEMRGQVEEVLDKLRPFLLRDGGDVELVDIEDGIVKVRLMGACGSCPSSTITLKAGIERALLEEVPGVKELEQVF
- a CDS encoding DUF86 domain-containing protein produces the protein MYFVDRKKIEELIHYLDSCLRTFEDESFSSSVKDAFALERIAHMIIETIIDTGNKMIDGFIMRDPGSYEDIIEILEDETVVTSEEAAGLKKVILLRKELVQSYTNLDHQNIEKVLTEHLKELKVFPEKIQRYLTEELGPVSAFLPENQ
- a CDS encoding TIGR01457 family HAD-type hydrolase, with translation MYEGYLIDLDGTMYRGKERIEEAVTFVKALKAKGVPYLFVTNNSSSTREQVAERLERFDVPASAEQVFNSSMATAEYIDKDKRGASVYMIGEKGLQESLMQKGIKLVHENPDYVVMGIDRGLTYEKLANACLAVRNGATLLSTNKDVAFPSERGFVPGNGALTAVVSVSTGVKPIFIGKPEPIIMELAMEKLGVAKEKTVMVGDNYHTDILAGMNAGLDTLLVYTGVTAESDLSNLERQPTHTIESLDQWKI
- a CDS encoding EAL domain-containing protein, giving the protein MVKKSSDQKMVWKHLFSSNRKLRFFPPHFWLRNPVISILKKVRKNTHPIAVVVFEVESFKHQIDQYGSEYIQEFKTDMRNLFKEAVCRSIDDHQILFLQQYWGDDVVLLVSLECENDVIGDIERYIATIHSHIMQQILVPTRDGGNEKYFQAGYMVLDTDESEELLQSFQDTYQKALAMAKKSGQTNYNQMVHEISSIIRNEQISLFSQPIINVEDRSVSAWEVLTRGPENSPYEHPLQLFSMARQTNQLYPLELIVIKKALDRMEGEESIFINITPLTVSHERFPNDVDRILSEAPSVDPSQLVFEITERESVHHYPQLKANLKALRKKGMRIALDDAGAGFANLNSISFVLPDIIKIDRSLISNINGNKLKESMLQGLLHIAKEADALVVAEGIETAAEAFVMERNGVHMVQGFFYARPRLIPTTV